A genomic segment from Diospyros lotus cultivar Yz01 chromosome 5, ASM1463336v1, whole genome shotgun sequence encodes:
- the LOC127802144 gene encoding uncharacterized protein LOC127802144 — protein sequence MKVHLKAQDLWEGIEVDYEVVDLPDNLIVTQIRIHKERKTRKAKAMAYLEFEMQRIKESETVKEYIDMLLSLANKVRLLGKDFPDQRIIEKILVTLLERYEVTISSLENTKDLSSISLVELINALQAQEPRRLIRKEGAVEGALQWKKTNHPQHKCWWRPDIKCNKCGQLGHIKIVCISQQQEGEARAAADQHEEEIEELFTAATTNLKCCSSKSYLIDSDATHHMTNNKRLFRELYKSTISRVTIGNGGQIAVKGEGTVAIQCRKGLKLVRNVLYVPEVAKNLFSVSQLLDNGYKVLFEGKCCIIIDVRGREAFKIMKKDKSFALNPLEEEEPSNKDLSSKFTYTTSAEYQEYFPSTKKGFTWR from the exons ATGAAAGTCCATCTCAAGGCACAGGATCTTTGGGAAGGAATTGAGGTAGACTACGAAGTCGTTGATTTGCCGGACAATCTAATTGTGACCCAAATAAGGATTCACAAGGAGAGGAAGACAAGGAAGGCTAAAGCCATGGCCTACTT AGAGTTTGAAATGCAAAGAATAAAGGAGTCAGAAACTGTGAAAGAGTACATTGACATGTTGCTTAGCCTAGCTAACAAAGTCAGGTTGTTAGGTAAGGATTTTCCTGATCAAAGAATCATTGAGAAAATACTTGTTACACTTCTAGAGAGGTATGAAGTCACCATATCTTCTCTAGAAAATACTAAAGATTTGTCAAGCATTTCCTTAgtagaattaattaatgcttTACAAGCTCAAGAACCAAGAAGGCTTATAAGGAAAGAAGGAGCCGTCGAAGGAGCTTTGCAG TGGAAAAAAACCAATCATCCACAACACAAGTGTTGGTGGAGGCCCGATATAAAGTGCAACAAATGTGGTCAATTGGGTCACATCAAAATTGTGTGCATATCACAACAACAAGAAGGAGAAGCTAGAGCTGCTGCTGACCAACATGAGGAGGAGATAGAGGAGTTGTTTACAGCAGCAACCACAAATTTAAAATGTTGCTCATCAAAAAGCTACCTCATTGATAGTGATGCCACACACCACATGACAAACAACAAAAGACTCTTTAGAGAGCTCTACAAATCTACAATTTCTCGAGTTACAATTGGAAATGGAGGCCAAATTGCCGTGAAGGGTGAAGGAACAGTTGCTATACAATGTCGCAAAGGTTTGAAACTTGTTCGGAATGTCTTATATGTTCCTGAAGTTGCAAAAAACTTGTTTAGTGTTAGCCAGTTGCTTGACAATGGTTACAAGGTCCTATTTGAGGGCAAATGCTGCATAATAATAGATGTAAGAGGTAGAGAAGCCTTTAAAATCATGAAAAAAGATAAGAGTTTTGCTTTGAATCCattggaggaggaggagcctTCAAATAAAGATTTAAGTTCAAAGTTTACATATACTACTAGTGCAGAATATCAAGAATACTTTCCTTCAACTAAGAAGGGATTCACATGGAGGTGA